One segment of Megachile rotundata isolate GNS110a chromosome 4, iyMegRotu1, whole genome shotgun sequence DNA contains the following:
- the LOC105663696 gene encoding uncharacterized protein LOC105663696, with protein sequence MAPHMLRDYHSTGDPGRYSLRATKHSENILPRLPHVDTSKINGKEDFFLCMGLQKRFHHKSSINDSCRVETMIPAGVMLRDCSVVILGEKCKICGRLYKCKTDINVHMQQKHYAYSTEETQCKEYNDEIYSSISSPHTVKKKSAKKLQITFKIGWQVLSKRSVKRKHLKRNAIDTGTQTELYNSEIITDKDGYESSVPHIDPPSFCTSPSRCSNPTLHEVNTDRYVDSNIVTGQAFTDGENMASEKNLDLHKSNNFTQTFTISSYSISNKEFDLMQPCLSTTLNSKEKSDTDIITTDEHGKQRDINANEISTDISVESLQNSIRATMENSVIPEHHLATQCQSAPPQQPTTQLHSTSPKELPIHHRRLIFSQQLSPSQLSSRGRRQSIPLEQSPPNRQSVLSRQLSLPELTPSQQQPSPQQPSTPLQQQTTSPVNQQPDDEIQEVLRIVRGRSSSKDINQESPNRYEQLLLHDVIEDMRKMEERGLHLLEKKFMKIRKRILKNGDNEPVKKKKKAPKSNDKHKIKDSKKKKLSTKAQKQNSVVGDVLKENLTCNGNVNSMDEMLRGYGINFYNDTFEVNNNTENIQEPVRHFLAPCSDSTENRGNRPIVIDLVNDTDE encoded by the coding sequence TTTGCATGGGTCTTCAAAAGAGATTTCACCACAAATCTTCAATTAATGATAGCTGCAGAGTAGAAACAATGATTCCTGCTGGTGTAATGTTACGTGATTGTAGTGTTGTTATCCTGGGAGAGAAGTGTAAAATATGCGGTAGGCTTTATAAGTGTAAAACGGACATAAATGTGCATATGCAACAAAAACATTATGCTTATTCAACAGAAGAAACTCAGTGTAAGGAGTATAACGATGAAATATACTCAAGTATTTCTTCACCGCATACGGTTAAaaaaaaatctgcaaaaaagTTACAAATAACTTTCAAAATAGGATGGCAAGTTTTATCGAAACGTTCAGTGAAGCGAAAACACCTGAAAAGGAATGCGATTGATACCGGTACACAAACCGAACTATACAATTCGGAAATAATTACAGATAAAGATGGTTATGAAAGTAGCGTTCCTCATATCGATCCTCCGTCATTCTGCACTAGTCCTTCTCGATGTAGCAACCCAACTTTACATGAAGTAAATACCGATCGATATGTGGATAGCAACATTGTGACAGGTCAGGCTTTCACAGATGGCGAAAATATGGCGTCCGAGAAAAACTTAGATTTACATAAAAGTAACAATTTCACTCAAACTTTTACAATTTCGAGTTACTCGATATCTAATAAGGAATTTGACCTTATGCAACCTTGTTTATCAACAACCTTGAATTCCAAAGAGAAAAGCGATACTGATATAATAACAACAGACGAACATGGTAAACAAAGAGATATAAATGCAAATGAGATATCAACAGATATTTCTGTAGAGAGTTTACAAAACTCGATTAGGGCAACAATGGAAAATTCAGTGATTCCAGAGCACCATTTGGCGACTCAATGTCAGTCAGCGCCCCCTCAGCAACCAACAACTCAACTACATTCAACATCACCCAAAGAACTACCAATACACCACCGAAGATTAATATTTTCTCAACAATTGTCACCTTCTCAACTGTCTTCAAGAGGTCGTAGACAGTCAATACCTCTCGAGCAGTCGCCACCTAATCGACAGTCGGTACTTTCTAGACAACTATCTCTGCCTGAACTAACGCCTTCTCAACAGCAACCGTCACCTCAGCAACCATCAACTCCTTTACAGCAACAAACAACTAGTCCCGTTAATCAACAACCTGATGATGAAATACAAGAAGTTTTACGCATTGTTAGAGGTCGCAGTAGCAGCAAAGACATTAACCAAGAATCACCGAACCGTTACGAGCAACTGTTGCTGCATGACGTCATTGAAGATATGCGAAAAATGGAGGAACGAGGTTTGCACTTATTAGAGAAGAAGTTCATGAAGATAAGGAAACGCATACTTAAAAATGGTGATAATGAGCCcgtgaaaaagaagaagaaagcaCCCAAATCAAATGACAAGCACAAAATAAAAGAttcaaaaaagaagaaacttaGTACGAAAGCGCAAAAACAAAATAGTGTTGTTGGAGACGTCTTAAAAGAGAACCTGACTTGTAATGGGAACGTGAACAGTATGGATGAAATGTTACGTGGCTAcggtattaatttttataatgacaCGTTCGAGGTAAACAATAATACGGAGAACATTCAGGAACCCGTCCGCCATTTTCTCGCCCCATGTTCCGATTCAACGGAGAACAGGGGCAATAGACCGATCGTAATAGATCTAGTCAATGACACCGATGAATAA